Below is a window of Desulfurellaceae bacterium DNA.
AGACACGGTTAAGGAGGAACGTATGAGCGCCGAGCACGAAAAGAAAGTCACCGACTTTCTCAACTCCTGGCATGCCGCGGATATGGGCAGGAGCGTGGAGTATCTGGCGGACGATGTCGTGTACCATAACATGCCCTGGGAAGCGGTCAGCGGCCATGCCGGAGTGCGGCAGATCCTGGACCCGGTTGTCCACGGCGACAACAACGCCCTGGTCAAGATGGACATCACGCATACCG
It encodes the following:
- a CDS encoding nuclear transport factor 2 family protein; protein product: MSAEHEKKVTDFLNSWHAADMGRSVEYLADDVVYHNMPWEAVSGHAGVRQILDPVVHGDNNALVKMDITHTASSGNIVMNERLETWALDEVRLELPVVGLFEFDAAGKICRWNDYFDAKTSEAFMAAASKRQS